One genomic window of Psychrilyobacter piezotolerans includes the following:
- a CDS encoding IS110 family transposase, which yields MIFVGIDVAKNKHDCYIFDSSEKMIETKFSFLNSLEGFTTFKNILSSYSDDFSNIKVGIESTGHYSNNIINFIRKNSLELKIFNPLAVNLYRKAMTLRKTKTDKIDAQIIAQMLFSDDSNSYLPIDYNINELKSLARHRYRLIGHRGKYKISVTRILDIAFPELSGAVWSVHQKSSYALLLEFPTVEDISKAHLTKLTNILSKNSKGHYTKEKAKEIKLLATNSIGTCEWSVGFELQQTIRLIQNIQYEIDLLDKKIKEAVIATKTTLITIPGISYVLASIILSEIGNVKNFSNSGKLLAFAGLEPSTHQSGNYTANMARMVKRGSKYLRWALLQAARTVSMRVFVFKEYLSLKKSQGKHHLVAMSHTAKKLLRVIFHLLKTDEKFICS from the coding sequence ATGATTTTTGTTGGTATCGATGTTGCTAAAAATAAACACGATTGCTATATTTTTGATTCTTCTGAAAAGATGATCGAAACAAAGTTTTCTTTTCTAAATTCTTTAGAAGGTTTTACAACTTTTAAAAATATTTTATCCTCATATTCAGATGATTTTTCCAATATAAAAGTAGGAATAGAATCTACTGGACATTATAGCAATAACATTATCAATTTTATTCGTAAAAACAGTCTGGAGTTAAAAATATTTAACCCACTTGCCGTAAATCTTTATCGTAAAGCTATGACACTTCGAAAGACTAAAACCGATAAAATTGATGCTCAAATTATAGCTCAAATGCTTTTCAGCGATGATTCTAATTCCTACCTACCTATAGATTACAACATAAATGAACTAAAGTCACTAGCAAGGCATAGATATAGATTAATAGGTCATCGCGGAAAGTACAAAATATCTGTTACAAGAATATTAGATATTGCTTTTCCTGAGTTAAGTGGTGCAGTTTGGTCAGTACATCAAAAGTCTTCTTATGCTCTATTATTGGAGTTTCCTACAGTAGAAGATATTTCAAAAGCTCATTTAACAAAGTTAACAAACATCTTATCTAAAAATTCTAAAGGACATTATACTAAAGAAAAAGCTAAAGAAATTAAATTGCTTGCAACTAATTCTATTGGTACGTGCGAATGGTCAGTTGGTTTTGAACTACAGCAAACCATACGACTAATCCAAAACATCCAATATGAAATAGATCTCTTAGATAAGAAAATCAAAGAAGCTGTAATAGCAACCAAAACGACATTAATAACAATTCCAGGGATATCTTATGTTCTAGCTAGTATTATCTTATCTGAAATTGGAAATGTTAAAAACTTTTCTAATTCTGGTAAGTTATTAGCTTTCGCAGGATTAGAGCCTTCAACTCATCAATCAGGAAACTATACTGCAAATATGGCTAGAATGGTTAAGAGAGGTTCAAAATACCTCCGCTGGGCTCTTTTACAAGCAGCTAGAACAGTTAGTATGAGAGTTTTCGTTTTCAAAGAATATCTATCTTTAAAGAAATCCCAAGGAAAACATCATTTAGTAGCCATGAGTCATACAGCTAAGAAATTACTAAGAGTCATTTTTCATTTATTAAAAACGGATGAAAAATTCATCTGCAGTTAA